The following proteins are co-located in the Solanum pennellii chromosome 8, SPENNV200 genome:
- the LOC107027138 gene encoding F-box protein At2g26160-like — MSDWSNLQQDLLVLIVRRINLIEDFLNFGIVCKSWRCVVTKENFNSNLCRVPWLMLAEEEDDKTCRKFFSLYNGMILKKRIPKASGKRCMESMGWLITVGKDEGEISLLHPFSGVQIQLPHQITTDHYEFNQTPVPWTFVQKAILSANPSHTSDYVIMIIEGHYQFLSFWKPGDLLWTRIRKPVLFPRTSDVVYFNGHFYAVSYSGCIKVCDVIDSETTKSLTVAQLPSCIDGKYYILESLGSLFVVSQNGVDIRYVKDDCEDEEEEEEEEEEEKMYMYKTRNFLVFQIDLDACKTMPTRDLGDQAFFLGANASLSVQASRYPGIKPNHIYFTDDCLGAYLHFEEGGGFDMGVFNLADGSIQPHYDGVSLSRVCPPIWVTPNPC; from the coding sequence ATGTCTGATTGGTCGAACCTTCAACAGGATCTACTGGTTCTAATAGTTAGACGTATAAATTTGATTGAAGACTTCCTAAATTTTGGCATTGTATGCAAATCCTGGCGTTGTGTGGTCACCAAGGAGAATTTTAACAGTAACTTGTGTCGGGTTCCATGGCTAATGTTAGCTGAGGAAGAGGATGATAAAACATGTAGGAAATTCTTTAGTCTCTATAATGGCATGATTTTGAAGAAGAGGATTCCAAAAGCGAGTGGAAAACGATGTATGGAGTCTATGGGATGGCTTATCACAGTCGGAAAAGATGAGGGTGAAATTAGTCTGTTACATCCCTTCTCGGGTGTTCAAATTCAATTGCCGCATCAAATTACCACAGACCATTATGAATTTAACCAGACTCCTGTTCCATGGACCTTTGTCCAGAAAGCAATTCTGTCAGCCAATCCTTCTCATACATCTGACTATGTCATCATGATCATTGAGGGACACTACCAGTTCCTCAGTTTTTGGAAACCAGGAGATTTGTTATGGACCAGGATTAGGAAACCGGTCCTTTTCCCACGTACTAGTGATGTGGTATATTTCAACGGCCACTTTTATGCAGTCAGTTATAGTGGCTGCATAAAAGTTTGTGATGTCATTGACTCTGAAACCACCAAAAGTCTTACCGTAGCACAGCTACCATCATGCATTGATGGTAAGTATTACATCCTAGAATCACTAGGATCGTTATTTGTAGTTTCACAAAATGGTGTTGATATAAGGTACGTCAAAGATGATTGCGAagatgaggaggaggaggaggaggaggaggaggaggagaagatgTACATGTACAAGACAAGAAATTTTCTAGTTTTCCAGATCGATTTAGATGCTTGCAAAACTATGCCAACCAGGGATTTAGGGGACCAAGCTTTTTTTCTGGGTGCTAATGCTTCTCTTTCAGTCCAAGCTTCTCGATATCCAGGAATCAAGcccaatcatatttattttacagACGACTGTTTGGGTGCCTATCTCCACTTTGAAGAAGGAGGCGGCTTTGATATGGGGGTGTTCAACTTAGCAGATGGCAGTATCCAGCCGCATTATGATGGTGTTTCCCTCAGTCGTGTTTGTCCTCCAATTTGGGTCACCCCAAATCCATGTTGA